From a single Solanum dulcamara chromosome 4, daSolDulc1.2, whole genome shotgun sequence genomic region:
- the LOC129887461 gene encoding pumilio homolog 12 yields MLPIVPKMENGVNEMENDEFEKLLGEIPNVTSGNSYSEESGVINCPKDFNLTSSKGDGSKPIGVTETYISNEILGKLKEFGNRGEQLPNKRFESEEMNLPNEQAITSAFAELCVKEGTLLESAAPMANSTPLLNHLAVVNGQFKNSLGKIPSNLDSQVLVVPSPRTPNNLPSAFNGFSPSIGGHQSGYVHTMENISAAVPLPPGVQGVHLLPPIHRVDIPVISNQQHYFLDVTSPVPYFHSQINRHHGACRHIEEEQHYFLYMQQLRAQQLDNQYPIQPDGSITSRSINSSSRQPFTEMPIPHFNQQVSRSINPLNSLFCSMGSDALQGLDKTEKQYYPERILRRSHGPELVKSAKFGSFGGTNYLSNISRNRRVFPNAYSKRSFHSPSTESRLDCLESRSFSPDAVDLKFHGWSQSQEYNLIDDFAGRIYLMAKDQNGCRFLQRKFAEGSSEDVEKIFPEIIVHIVELMIDPFGNYLVQKLLEVCNEGQRMQILRAITRIAGDLVRISCDMHGTRAVQKVIETLKTPEQFSMIVSSLKPGLVNLIKDMNGNHVAQRCLQYLTPEYREFLFEAAITNCVELATDRHGCCVLQKCLSQSDGGQRHRLIYEITSNALVLSQDPFGNYVVQYIFDIRLPWATANIFDQLRGKFGDLSMQKYSSNVVEKCLKHADEERSSYIIEELLSDPRLHQIMQDPYGNYVIQAALNISKGTLNAALVEAVRAHVPVLRTSPYGKKVLSCNSLKK; encoded by the exons ATGCTGCCTATTGTTCCGAAAATGGAGAATGGGGTAAATGAAATGGAAAATGACGAGTTTGAGAAACTTCTTGGTGAGATTCCAAATGTTACTTCTGGGAATTCATATTCTGAGGAATCTGGTGTCATCAATTGTCCAAAAGATTTTAATTTGACATCCTCGAAAGGGGATGGGTCAAAGCCTATTGGTGTTACTGAGACATATATAAGCAATGAGATCTTAGGCAAGTTAAAAGAATTTGGTAACCGAGGTGAGCAGCTACCTAACAAGAGGTTTGAGTCcgaagaaatgaacttaccaaATGAACAGGCTATAACATCCGCATTTGCTGAGTTGTGTGTAAAAGAAGGCACCTTGCTAGAATCTGCAGCTCCTATGGCCAATTCTACGCCGTTGCTGAACCATTTGGCTGTTGTGAATGGACAATTCAAAAATAGCTTAGGTAAAATCCCTTCGAATTTGGATTCGCAAGTGTTAGTTGTTCCCTCTCCAAGAACACCAAATAATCTACCCAGTGCTTTTAATGGGTTTAGTCCAAGTATTGGTGGGCACCAAAGTGGATATGTACATACAATGGAAAACATATCTGCAGCTGTACCATTACCTCCTGGAGTGCAAGGTGTTCACCTACTTCCACCAATTCATCGGGTAGATATTCCAGTAATTTCCAATCAACAACATTATTTCTTGGATGTTACGTCACCTGTTCCTTACTTCCATTCACAAATTAATCGACACCATGGAGCATGTAGACACATTGAAGAGGAACAACATTATTTCTTATATATGCAGCAACTTCGCGCTCAGCAATTAGACAATCAGTATCCAATTCAACCTGATGGGTCAATCACAAGTAGATCAATCAATAGTAGCTCACGGCAACCATTCACTGAGATGCCGATTCCTCACTTCAACCAGCAAGTTTCAAGAAGTATAAACCCGTTAAATTCCCTGTTTTGCTCAATGGGTTCTGATGCGCTGCAAGGTTTAGACAAAACAGAGAAACAATACTATCCTGAAAGAATTCTAAGAAGATCACATGGACCAGAGCTAGTCAAGTCTGCTAAATTCGGTTCTTTTGGAGGAACCAACTATCTTTCAAATATAAGTCGAAATAGAAGAGTTTTTCCCAATGCTTATTCAAAGCGTAGTTTCCATTCTCCAAGTACAGAATCTCGCTTGGATTGTCTAGAGTCAAGAAGCTTTTCTCCTGATGCTGTTGATCTCAAATTTCATGGGTGGTCACAGTCTCAGGAGTATAACTTAATTGATGATTTTGCTGGAAGAATCTATCTCATGGCTAAGGATCAAAATGGATGTCGCTTCTTGCAGAGGAAATTTGCAGAAGGATCTTCGGAAGATGTTGAAAAGATTTTTCCTGAGATTATTGTTCACATCGTGGAGCTCATGATTGATCCCTTTGGCAATTACCTTGTTCAAAAGCTTCTTGAAGTGTGCAATGAGGGACAGAGAATGCAGATACTTCGTGCAATCACTAGAATAGCTGGGGATCTTGTAAGAATTTCATGTGACATGCACGG GACCCGAGCTGTGCAAAAAGTTATTGAAACTCTTAAAACACCTGAGCAGTTTTCCATGATTGTCTCCTCACTGAAACCCGGTTTAGTGAATTTAATCAAGGACATGAATGGTAACCATGTTGCACAGCGGTGCTTGCAATACTTAACACCTGAGTATAGAGAA TTCCTGTTTGAGGCTGCTATTACCAATTGTGTCGAACTTGCAACAGATCGTCATGGTTGTTGTGTGCTACAGAAATGTCTTAGCCAATCTGATGGTGGACAAAGACACCGATTAATCTATGAGATCACTTCTAATGCATTGGTTCTTTCCCAAGATCCATTTGG GAATTATGTTGTTCAATATATTTTCGACATTCGTCTTCCCTGGGCAACAGCAAATATCTTTGACCAGCTGCGGGGTAAATTCGGGGACCTTTCCATGCAAAAATACAGCAGTAATGTGGTAGAGAAATGCCTAAAGCATGCGGATGAAGAACGTTCTTCATATATCATTGAGGAGCTGTTAAGTGATCCTCGACTACACCAGATCATGCAAGACCCATATGGCAATTATGTTATCCAAGCTGCTCTAAATATCTCAAAG GGAACCCTGAATGCTGCACTCGTGGAGGCTGTGAGAGCCCATGTTCCTGTTCTACGGACCAGTCCTTATGGGAAGAAGGTCCTCTCATGCAATAGTCTTAAAAAATAA